The Petrotoga mobilis SJ95 genomic sequence TTGCTGCATCTCCAAGGATAACTACTTATCATCGATTGGCATTGATATGGGGAGTCACCCCCGTTATCATGCAAAAATTTACCGACACAGATAATATGTTGGAGAGCGTTAGCAATATCGTAAAATCTTTAGATTTTGGTGTATCAGGAGAAAATATCATAGTGACGGCTGGGATTCCCTATGGTTTCTCCAGTAAAACCAATCTCTTAAAGGTTCATGAGATATGATATAATTAATACATTAGTAAAAATTTATTTTTGAGGTGATTTTTATGAATAAAATAGATGAATTAACTCCAAAAAAAGTTGTAGAAAAATTGGATAACTATATAATCGGTCAAAAGGAAGCAAAGAAACAAGTTGCTATCGCTTTGAGAAATAGAATTAGACGGTTGTCTCTATCAGAAGATGTTAGAAAAGATGTTATACCAAAAAATATTCTGATGATAGGTTCTACCGGTGTTGGAAAGACTGAGATTGCTAGAAGATTAGCAGAGGTTGCCAATGCACCATTTGTGAAGGTTGAAGCTACAAGGTTTACCGAAGTTGGATATGTTGGAAAGAATGTAGAAAGTATGGTCAGAGAATTGGTTGATTCTTCAGTCAATATGGTTAAAAAAGAAATGATGGAAGAAGTTAAAGATAAAGCTCAAAGGCTCGTAGAAGAAAGAATAGTAGAAGTACTCGTGCCTTCAAAGAAAAGAGCAAAAGCTCAGCCCTCATTTATGGATGTGATGCAACTTTTCAATCAAAACGCTGAATATTCCCAAAATAAGGACTACGATGAAAATGAAGACGAAAATATAAGAAGAAGAAGAGAGGAATTATTGGAAAAATTAAGAAACGGCGAATTAGAGGATGTAGAAATAGAAGTAGAAGTCGAGGAACAATCTTCCCCAATGTTTGCTGGATTAGGACCTGAGTTAGAAGACATGGGTATTCAGTTTGGAGAAATGTTTCAAAATCTTATGCCTAAGAAGAAAAAAAGAAGGCGAATGAAGATTTCTGAAGCGAGGAAGGTTTTGGAGCCTATTGAATCGGAAAAATTGATTGATCAAGATAAATTAATTCAAGAAGGAGTAAGTAGAGCCGAAAATAGTGGCATAATTTTCATCGATGAGATCGATAAAATTACATCCAAAGGTGTTTCTTCAGGACCCGATGTATCCAGAGAAGGTGTTCAAAGAGATTTGTTGCCAATAGTTGAAGGGACAACCGTCATGACAAAGTATGGTTCTATTAGTACTGATTATATATTGTTTATAGCTGCTGGTGCATTCAGTGAGGCTAAACCTTCGGATCTGATTCCTGAGCTTCAAGGTAGATTCCCAATTAGAGCAGAATTATCAGATTTGACTAAGGAAGACTTTATTAGAATACTAACCCAGCCAAAAAATGCAATACTAAAACAGTATCAGTACTTACTTCAAACCGATGGTGTGAAAATTGAGTTCACTGAAGATGGTGTTGAAAGAATGGCAGATATCGCCTTTGAGCTGAACGAAAAAGTTGAAAATATTGGAGCGAGAAGACTTTACACTGTAGTCGAAAAAGTTCTTGAAGAGGTTTCTTTTGAAGCCCCCGCATCAGGAGAATGGGAATTGAAAATTGATAGCAATTATGTAGATCTAAGACTTGGTAAAGTATATGGTGATGAAGATCTTAGAGAATATATCCTTTGATGGACGGTAGTGAGCTAGTAAATTGTATATTTCAATAATATTTTTTGGAAGTGAGGACATATGCGATTAAATAATTCCAAACTCATAATTATAATAGGTTGTGGAAGGTTGGGTTCTGAATTAGCTTTGAAATTAAGTAAAGCTTACAATGTTGTAGTTCTTGATAAAGAAGAATCATCTTTTGAAAGGTTATCAAAAAGGAACTTTACCGGTTTCACAAGAGTTATTGACACAAGCGATATGGCTGCGTTAAAGGATGTGAATATTGAAAAAGCTCACATGGTTTATATTGTCACTCCCGATGACAATTTAAATTTTATGTTGGCTTATGGAATTAAAAAATTAAATTCGGGAGTAAGAATAGCCGCAAGGGTGAACGACCCTTTGAAGAAATCAATTTTTATAAAGGCAGGATTGAATTTATTTTGTCCCATTGAGGATTCAGTAATGGATTTAGTTGAGGAATTGGAGAAGGAAGTAGTTAAGTATGAGTAGAATTTTTTATATCATAGAGGGAAAGATATTAGCCTATTCTTTAGCTAAAAAATTACTCTTATTGGGTAATCAGGTTTACTATGTGAGTCAAAATAAGGAAAATTTGGAGATTTTAGATGGATTAAAGGTAAATTTTCCGGCTCTTGAGCTCGTCAAGCAAGATCCCACCGATATCAAATGGATAGAAAATTTGGATCTAAATAAAAAAGTAGAAGCCTTAATAATAATCTCTGAGGATGACGCATTGAATTTTGTTGTATCTTGGCTGTTGAGAGAATATTATGAAGATATAAAGATAATCTCTCTAGTCAATGCAACAGAAAACGAAACTATTTTCAAAGGTATTAATGTCGAAACTCTAGTTCCAATTTCTTGGATGCAAAAAATAATAGAATCTTCTTTGATTCATGAAGATATTACCGATTTTTTCAATCCCTATGTGGAGAAGTTATCCATTTTGGAACTCACTATACTTGAAGATGATAAAGCGGTAAATAAAAAACTGAAGGAATTAAATATACCTCAGAATTCAATAATTGGAGTTTTGATAAGAGAAGACGGAGATATAATGGTTCCTCAAGGTGAAACAATTATTTATAAAGGAGATAGATTGATCGTTCTGGCTTTAAAAGAACAAGCTGACGATGTTATAGAAACGTTAAAATAGAGGTGATCAAGTGCCTTCTTACACATATTTTTTAAAATTAAGGTATAAAGCTATTTTTAGAAATACAGGAAATATTATAATAGGTCTTTCAGTTTTGATACTTTTAGTGGGTTCTACGGCTTTTATTTATGATTCATTTAAAGATTTTCTACCATTTTTGATTACGGGGATATTGTCCTTTCTTAGCGGTGGGATGTTTCGCTTCATTGGAAGTGGAGAAAAAAGAAAAGAATTAAATACACAGGATGCTGTGGTCACAGTTTTTTTTGTTTGGACACTCGCTATATTCCTTTCTTCTCTGCCTTTTATTTTTTCTGGTGAATTGAATTTTTCACAAGCGGTTTTCGAATCCACAAGTGGCTGGACAACGACGGGGCTTTCGATGTTTTCTGATGTGGAAGTACTACCCCGGTCTATTTTAATATGGCGCTCGGTGATGCAATTTATTGGTGGAGCTGGTTTTGCTATAATTACTGTAATCATAGCTGGTACTATGGGGGTTGGCATATATCAAGCAGAAGGAAGAAGTGATAATTTAGTTCCAAATTTGAGGGAATCAGCTAGGATTATTCTTAGAATCTATTTAAGTTGGGCGGTTATAGGTGTTCTGCTTTTGATGTTTGTAGGAAAACTCTCTTTTTTTGACGCCTTTAACCATACATTAACCGGCTTGGCTACAGGAGGATTTTCTACAAAAAATTTTAGTATAGGTTCTTTTGGTAGCTTGAAGGTAGAAATAATTATCATGTTGCTTATGATTATGGGCGGAACCGGGTTTGGAGTCCATTATGCTGGTTTATTAATGATTAGAAATTTTATTAGGAATCGCAGAGACTATCGGTCCAAAAAAATTTCTTTACTTGAATTAAGAGAAAAAATTAAATCTGAGCCTTTTTTAAAAAATCCCGAAATTAAGACCATGTTCATAATTTTAGTTATTTCCTTTTTGCTGCTTTTTGCTTTTACAACAGTTGAAATTTACGGAGTTGGAAATGGTTTAGTTCATTCTGCGTTTCAGAGTATTTCAGCTTTAACAGGTACGGGTTTTTCAACCGTAGCTTTTTCAAACTGGAATTATTTCGGATTGTTAATTTTGACAATATTGATGATCTTAGGCGGAATGATGGATTCCACATCAGGCGGTTTAAAATTATTCAGGGTATATATCGCTTTCAAATTGATAATTAACCAGATCAAAGAATTTTTTAAACCCTCTGGAACCACTTTTTACATAGAAGTATATAAAGGGGTATCAAGAAAGAAAATTGATCTTAACTCAATAAAAAATGTATTAGTAGTCTTTACAATGTATTTTATCACTTATTTTATTGGCGTTTTTATATTGTTGGCTTATGGGTATCCGCTTCATAACGCGTTGTTTGAGTATGCTTCGACTTTATCTGCTGTTGGACTTTCTACAGGTATTACTTCTAATCAAGCTCCCGTAGGAGTGATTTGGACTCAAACATTAGGAATGTATTTAGGGCGTCTGGAATTTTTCGTCATTATAAATGCACTTATAAAATTGTTTAAAGATTTGAGAGATATTTTTTAAAAAATATGCTTTAATACTTGAACGATCTTTTGTTTTTCATATTAAAAAAAACAAATTTAGGAAGATAAAAAATACCCGCCATCTATAATTAGGCGGGTTTATTTTATCCTTTGACTGAACCGGCGAGCAAGCCTCTTACAAAATACCTTCCCAATATCATGTAAACGATGAGTGTAGGAAGGGCAGCTATTAAAGCTCCTGCCATTTGAACATTCCATTGAACGACCTGACTGCCAGCCAAATTGACTAACGCCACCGTTATGGGCTGTTTCGTTGGGTCACTAGTTATCGTTACTGCAAATAAGAATTCATTCCATATGTTAGTGAACTGCCATATTATAACAACTACGAAACCAGGTATAGATATAGGTAAAAGAATCTTTGTATAGGATTGCCATATGTTTGCTCCATCCACAGATGATGCTTCTACTAATTCGTTTGGGATTTCCTCATAGTAATTTTTAAACATTAATGTTGTGATCGGTATTCCGTATATAACATGGGTTATTATTAATGCTGGTATTGTACCGTATAAGCCTATTAGTTGAAAAAATTGTATCAGTGGAAATAATACGCTCTGATAAGGTATGAACATGCCAAATAGTATGAGTGCAAAAATAATATTTGAATATTTGAATCTTAATTTTGAAAGGGCAAAGCCATTTATAGAACCAATCATTGCAGATATTAGTGTTGCTGGTATTGTAAGATAAAAACTGTTTTTTAGATTCGGCCCTAACTTTGCAAACGCCTCTTTGAAACCTTCAAAAGAAATCTTAGTTGGAAGTTTCCACATGTTTGATATAGAGACTTCTTCAAACGGTTTAAAAGAGGTGCTTAGAGTTACATAAAACGGCAGCACGTAAAATATTGTGAATAAAGCCAATATAATGTAATAGATTGTAAGCGAAGTTTTATTTGTTTTTTCTGCCATCATCTCTCCCCCCTAAAAGAGCTATAAAGATATGGTACTATAACCGCTGCTACCATTACCAACATTATTATTGCAATAGCTGATGCTACTGCATATCTGTTTGATCTGAACATCTGTTCAAACATGTAAACAGCAGGCATATCGGTAACGTTGTTAGGCCCACTTCCAGTCATAGCGTATATTAAATCAAATATCTTTAAGGACATGTGTCCTATTACTATCATTGCACTAAGTGTAATTGGTCTAAGCATAGGCATCTTTATTCTCCAAAATAATTGAGTACCTGTTGCACCGTCTACTTGTGCTGCTTCTATCATCTCTTCAGGGATAGCTCTAAGCCCAGCTAAATACATTGCCATTACGTATCCTGACATCTGCCAGGTTGCTGCTATTACCACTGGTATCAACGCTAAATTGAATTTTCCTATTGATTGAGTACTCGTGTACCACATCCATTGTAAGTTTGACCATCCAAGGTTTTCAAGTAATAAGTTAATTCCCTGTGGGGAAGTTGGTATGTTCCCCGGAGCGAATATCCAACCCCAAACAGTTCCTGTTACGACAAATGAAATTGCCATTGGGAATAAAAAGAGGTTTTGAAAAAAACTTGATCCTTTCAATTTTTTGTCAATAATATTGGCTAAAAATATACCGAGTATAATACAACCAGCAAGAAAAAATAGGGTAAAGAATAATGTATTCCATAAATCTGTTTGAAATCTGGGATCCATGAATAACCTTTGATAATTTCTAAGCCCTACAAACTTGTATTCCCCACTTAATAATGAGGAGAAACTATTCCAGTTGGATGTTGATGTTCTTAGAGTTAAAAATATGAAATAATATACAAATATTCCTATGAATGCTAAAGAAGGGAGAATTATAAGGAATCCTGCTCTTGCTTTTTTCTTTTGAACGGACATATCTATCTCTCCTTATCGATTGAGGTATATTGAAAATCTCGGCCCCATAAAGGGCCGAGATTAAGTTATCTTAATGTTAATCTGTGAGTAGATTTACGTCTTCAGCAGCCCATAATATCATTTGTTTTGCCTGGTTAACATTTTTAGTAGTTACTAAATTGTTGATGGCATCGTTAAATGATGTGACAAATGCTTCGGGCGCAGCGGATCCGTGAACGATGGATGGTGATATGATGAGAGTTCTGAAATCTTCAGCTGTTTCTATTAGATATGGATCATCTCCTGGATCTGCATCAATTCTTGCTGGGATAGAACCTTTGATTGGGTTAAACAATGATTGAGCCCTTGTGGAAGCCAAATATTCCAAAAAGATTAGTGCATTTTGTCTGTGTGGGGCATTCTTTGGTAATCCGAAGGTATCAGATACTAGTACAAATACCGCTTGCGTACCAGGCAGTTCAAACCATCCAAAGTCTTCTCCTGGTGTCCAACCTAAGGTTTTGTAGTAACCTTCCGCCCAGTCACCCATTAAGTTGAAAACAGCTTTGTCTTCATACAATAGCCTTGCAGCATCTTGCCATTCCAAAGCTGCATGGTCTACGTTCACGTAGTTCATAAGTTGCACCATTTTCTCTAATGCACTGTCAAGCCTTTTGTCGTTGAACGATAGTTCACCGTTGAATAATGCGTTGTAATTAACGGCTCCAAATTCGGCTACCATGAGATTTTCCGCAATTTGACCGGCTTCCCACTTGTTTTTATCTCCCAAAGCAAGTGGGGTATAACCTGCAGCTTTTGCTTTTTCTAATGCGTCTATGAATTCCATCCAAGTTTCTGGCTCTTTTGTCAAACCTATTTCGTTGAATAATTTCTTGTTATAGAAGATTACGTTACTTCGATGGATAGTCAGAGGAATGGAATATACTTCACCCTGATAACTTACAATGTCTATTAGACCTTTTGGAAATTTATCGTATACTCCCCAAGATTTGAGATAGTCTGTTAAAGGTTCCATGAGTCCAGGTATTACGTATGTATCTGTTAGCTCCCAACCAGCATGTACTTGGAATGTATCTGGTGGGTTACCACCAAGGGTTCTTGTTTTCAATACCGCTTTGGCGTTAGTCCCTGCACCACCGGCAACAGTTGCGTTAATTACTTCAATGTTTGGATATAGTTCATTGAAATCCTCAATAGTTGCTAAAAGAGCCTCTTCTTCTCCTCCACCTGTCCACCAACTGAATATCTCTACCTGCCCGCTTTGGGCAAAGATCATTGTGAAACTTAATACACTTAGAAGTACTAAACCTACTAATTTTCTCATCTTACGCTACCTCCTTTTTGAGAATTCACAATTTATTTGGAAGCTCTAAAACTTTCTTTTTTATTTGGGTTTGTTATAAGATATGTTTTTGGCATTGTTTAGCAAAAATTCATATGGAGAAGATACGATGTGTTCGATCGCAATTGAGGCTGCACCTGACAAAATAGCATCTTCTTTCTTTGTTGCGACTAAAATTTCTGGTATTTCATTGGAAAAGGTGTATTGTTCAACTATTTTTTTTATTTCTCTGATTACAGAGTTGCCTACTTTTAAAATTCTCCCTCCTAAAATTACTGCTTCGGGATCAATCGTATTTACCAGGTTCACTATTCCCAAAGCTAAAAATTTACTGATTTCATCAATTGCTTTTTTAATTTCATCAGACTTTTTTGATTCATTTAAAATTATCTCTAATGGTAAGTTAAATTCATCTGCTAACCTTGATAAACCTCCGAAACTTTCCAAAGGAATTAAATCTTTAGTTATGACTGTATGGCCTATTTCTCCAGCAGAATTAGAAGTTCCCGAATATAACTTTCCGTTTATTATAATTCCTGCGCCGATTCCGGAATCACCTACAATAAAAACATAATTGTTAAATTTTTTTCCATGTCCAAACCACTTTTTACCTAAAACGGCACCATTTGCATCATTTTCTAACCAAATTGTTTTTTCATAGTGTTCTTCTAGCTGCTCAACTAGCGGGTATTCTTTTAGTAATGGGAAAGGATGAACTGATCGTAAAATTCTTTTTTGACTGTCTATCAAACCCGGCATAGCAATACCCATCCCTTTAATCTTGTAGAAATCGACTTTGGAGTTATTGATCAATTCATCAATTATTAAAATTAGGTTTTTTAAAACATCAGTCGGCCTTCCATATGAATTTATTTCTTTTTCAATACTATTAATTTTTTTACCCTTAATATTGAATATTCCTGCACGTACTATATTTACCCCGAATTCAATACCTATAACATAAAAAGCGTCTTCTTTGATTTTTATAAGTTTTCTTTTTCTACCTAATTTGCCGTCTACAGTTCCAACTTCTTCTACTAAATCCTTGGAAATTAATTCGTTGACTATATTTGTTATAGTTGCGTTTGTAAGCCCTGTTATGTCTGATATTTCTGATCTTGTGCTTGTCCCTTTAGAATTCAATAATTCTAGAACAACAGTCCTGTTTCGCTCTTTAACTAATTCTATATTGTATGTTTTATTTGTCATCAGTAAACCCCTTTGCATTTTATTTCTGCTTCACTTTCAATTTAAATACATTTTATTATAAATGTCAAGTTTGATTATGAGCGTTTATACCCAATTATTATCATTTAAAAGCGATTATTTAGGAATATCTTAAGAAATCATACTTTTTTTATTTAAAAAAATTTGGTCTATATATTTATAGTTCAATACTTGAACGAATATGTGGTTTTCATATGAAAACCTCATTAAATACTGCTCATTATGCAGTAATACCTAATGAAAATTTTAAAAAATTTAGATAATAAATTTGTTGAGGCTGTTTGAGTGGGAATTAGAAGTTAAGCTTACTTGTAGAAAAAGACTTTAAAGGTTGTACCTACCATCCATTTTGATTCAAATTCTATTTTATAATTTGCTAGTTCACATAGATATTTAACCACCGCCAAACCCAACCCCGATCCTTTGGCGTGATTTTTTGCCTCGACCCCACGATAGAATCTTTCAAAAATTCTTTTTTGTTCTTCTTCTCTTATACCTATACCTTCATCTTTTATAATGAGTTGTTCATTTTGGAAATCAATGTATATATCAGAATTTTCGTAAGAATATTTAATCGCATTGGAAAGTAGATTTCTGAAGATTGTGTAGAGTACAAACTTGTCACCTTTTAAGGAGTGAATATGGCAGTTGAAGTGTAGCTTTACCGATTTTTCTTGTATTTTTTCGTAGAGATCAGTTACTACTTCATTGTATAGTGTACTTGGATTTATTACTTCTTTTTTTAATTCGTATTCTCCAAATTCTGCTTTCGAAAGAAGAGTTAGTTGAGAAATTATATTTTCTATTCTGTCAAGAGATTCTTCGATTTTGGTAACTTGTTTTATAAATTGATTATCTTTCATGAAGTCTTTGAGAATTTGAGTATTTCCTTTTGCTATAGTGAGGGGAGTTCTGAGTTCGTGGGATACAGAAGTTATGAAATCCTCTTTCACTTTTTTTAGTAATTCAAATTCTGTTTTGTCCTGTAATATCAAAAGTTGATATTTTTGTTTGAATGTGAGTTTGCAAAACTTGCTGTATCCTTCAAAGAAATATATATTTGTTTCTATTTCAAAGTCCTCATTATTCAATATATGCTTTGCAAGCTGATCGATTTCATTGAAACTTATGGTGTTCAATAATTCTTTATTTGCTCCTAATCCCCAAGCTTTGGCCGTGGTATTTGCGTTAAGTATAGTTGTTTTGTTTTCTAACTGTAATACCGCGTCTTCTAAAGAGTCAAATATTTGAAAATCAAACGAACTGGTATTTTTCATATTTTATTTTCACCGTTGTTATCTACTGCATAAGCGTTTTTGTTGAACTTGTATCCTACGTTTCTAATAGTTTTTATCCATTCTTTCCCTATCTTTGATCTGATCATGCTTATATGTACGTCGATGACCCGGTCTGTAATAAATTCATCTCCAAACCAAATCTTGTCGATAATTTCTTCTCTGGTGTAAACTTTTTCTGAATTCCTTGCTAATAGATCAAGTATTTCAAACTCTTTTGAGGTCAATTCAATATTTTTACCTTTGTAAGTTACTAAATAATTGTTTGAGTATATTTCCATTGGTCCAAAAATCATTTTACTTTCGGATTTTTTTAGTCTTTTTAATAAAGCCCTCACCCTTGCTGTAACTTCTCTGGGATTGAAGGGTTTAGTGATATAGTCATCTGCTCCTGATTCAATTCCCAAGATTTTTTCTCCATCTGTATTTTTTGCAGAAATGATTATTATACCTATTTCTCTATTCAAAGCCCTAACTTTAGGTAACTCATCAACTGCGTTACCATCGGGTAGCATTAAATCTAGTAAGATTATATCGATGTTTGATTCTTTGTTTAAAACATTTCTCATTTGTGATAACGTACCGGCTTCGAAGATTTGTAAATCTTCTAAACGAAGATAAGTTTTTAATATATCTCTTATGTCTTCATCGTCTTCAACAATTAATACTTTAGGCATGAAAAAGCCTCCATTTATAGATACTCTTCGATTTCCTTGCCTGTTTCTATGTAAACTATTTCTTCGCAAAGGTTTGTTGCGTGATCAGCGATCCTCTCTATGTCTCTAGCCAACAATATATAAGGTATGATAAGTTCTTTGTTGAATGATTCATCCTCCAATTTTTGCACAGCTATTTTTCGAATTTGTCTTTCTAGGTCGTCTACTTCGTCGTCTCTTTTCCATATTTTAACTGCTTGTTGAATGTTTTTTTCTCCAAAGGCTTTATACGAGTCCTTTATCATTTCTAAAGATATACCGAACATCTTTTTTATTTCTTTATTATTTACAATGTCCTTTAAATCAACATGGGCATAGGTTTCAGTTTTTTCTGCAATATTGCATGAAAGGTCTCCTATCCTTTCAAGATTGTTTGCAAACTTTATCATTGTTACTGCGTATCTCAAATCCTTAGCTAAAGGTCGATACCTTGCTACAATTTGATATACTGATTCTTCAATTTGGCGGTTTAATTCATCTATTTGATCATCCGCTTTTAAGACTTTTTCGGCTAATTCAAGGTTTTTATCTTCTAGCGATTTAATAGAATTTTCAAAGGATCTTAAAACTACAGTTAAAAGCTTGGATATTTCGCTTGTTAATCGTGTCATTTCAGTTTCAAAATGTGTGTAATCCATTTATTCCACTCCCTATTTTCCTTATATACTTTCTTTTGTTTGCTTGTTTATTAAAGTTTTAGCTAATTCTACCATTTAAATAATCTTCTGTCAATTGTTCTTTAGGGTTTTTTATAATGTCTTCTGTTTTTCCAGATTCGATAAGCTCTCCTTGAAACATAAAATACATATAATCTGATATTCTAATGGCTTGAGCTAGGTTATGTGTAACAATGATTATAGTGTAATTTTCCGACAGGTGTTCAATTAAATTCTCAATTTTTTGCGTTGCTATAGGATCTAGGGCAGATGTAGGCTCGTCCAATAAGATTATTTCAGGATCAATGGCGATAGCCCTAGCAATACACAAACGTTGTTGTTGTCCACCAGAAAGTGAGCTCGCTGGTTTGTCGAGGTCGTCTTTTACTTCTTCCCATAAAGCTGCTCTTTTTAGTGCTGCTTCGATGATTTCATCCATTTTTCTACTATTTCTTGGTGTGTGTAATTTTATTCCAAAGGCAATGTTTTCATAAATAGACATCGGAAAAGGAACAGGTTTTTGAAAAACCATTCCAATTTTTTTTCGAAGCGTTGATAAATCAATGTTATTTTCGTATACATTTTTCCCCTCAAATATTATTTCTCCGCTTGTTCTATAGCCTGGAATTTCATCGTTGATTCTATTAATACTTCTCAACAAAGTTGATTTTCCACAACCTGAAGGTCCTATTATTGCGCTGACTCTTTTCTTTTTGATTTCCATATTTATATCTTTTAAGGCTTGTTTTTGATCGTACCAACCATTAAAATTTTTGATTTCTATCACAATTTCTTTTTCTGTATTCAACTTTTTTGTTTTCCTCCTCTTATTTTAAAGGCTATAGAGTATATTACTAAAATAAGTAATATTAAGAATGCGGAAGTTGCTTTTGCCATCCATTGAGCACTCTCACCATAAGCCATGGTTATAAAATATATATGAGTTGGGAGAGTCATAACGGGATCGAGTAAAGAGTTTGGTAACTTAGTTGAATAGAAAACTGCACCGGTTAATAAGACAGGAGCGGTTTCTCCGATAACTCTTCCCGCACCAATTAATATTGCTGTTATTATTCTATTTTTTGCTGCAGGAAATAGTATTTTGTAAATAGTTTCAGTTTTTTTTGCTCCTAATGCATAGGCTGATTCCCTTAGTTCTCTAGGTAGAGAGGCAAGGGCTTCTTTTACTGATGATGATATTACTGGTAAAGTCATTATCGCCAAAGTTAAACTTCCACTAAGAAGCGACGTCCCAAATCCAAGAGTTATTGAAAAGAGTGCTAATCCAAACAATCCATAGACAACAGAAGGAACACCGGACAACGAGGTTACGGATACGTCAATTATTCTTCCTAATCTTGATTTTTGGCCGTATTCAGATAGGAATGTACCAGTGAGAACTCCTATTGGTATTGAAAATAACAGGATAAAAAAAATCATCAATAGACTTCCCAATATAGCTGGTCCAATTCCTCCTGCAGTCATACCTTGGCTGGGGTACTCTACAAAAAAAGAAGGAGTAAAATATCTTGCACCATCTACTATTACTATTATGATTATTGACAATATTATGCCAAAGGCGATATAACTTATAATTCTGAAAATGAGTGATATAATAGAATCTATTCCAGTTTGCTGTTTCAACTTTTCCAACTCCTCGTTATTCTCCTAGATATCATCGTAAGAATAAAAGATATCGTTAACAAAATTAAACCCGCTGTAAACAACGCAGAGTAGTGAGTACTTCCTATCGGTACTTCCCCCATCTCGCTTGCAATAGTAGCGGTCAAAGGTCTAACCGGATCCCAAATTGATCTAGGAATTATGGCAGCTCCACCCGAAACCATCAATACAACAATAGTTTCTCCTATGATTCTATTTATAGTTAGAATTATTGAATTCAAAATTCCTGATAGGGCTGCTTTGCTTACTATTCTAAATCCGGCAGTGAACCTACTTGCTCCTAAGGCTAAGGCGCTTTCTTTTAAACTGATGTCAACAGATGATAATGCTTCCTGCATGAGAGATGCAGCGTATGGCAGAGATAAAATTGATAATCCAATAGCTGCCAAAAGCAAATTACCTGCTGACCAAGCAC encodes the following:
- the pstC gene encoding phosphate ABC transporter permease subunit PstC, with translation MITAVAMVGILALIGLFIFIIRESLPALTEVGAEIFTSKYWYPTYDPPEYGMLAMIVGSFILTGFASIIVIPIGYIIAFFLYDYATNREQRIIKSAIDLLSGIPTVIIGSFLFIYISPILMNFGAWSAGNLLLAAIGLSILSLPYAASLMQEALSSVDISLKESALALGASRFTAGFRIVSKAALSGILNSIILTINRIIGETIVVLMVSGGAAIIPRSIWDPVRPLTATIASEMGEVPIGSTHYSALFTAGLILLTISFILTMISRRITRSWKS